The Cydia splendana chromosome 8, ilCydSple1.2, whole genome shotgun sequence genome contains a region encoding:
- the LOC134792975 gene encoding secretory phospholipase A2 receptor-like, which translates to MDYIFTILAFCVALAAAESPAISKQYRSDYTYDRNTDSFYKMHTEQASTERAHSTCRAEGARLMSPESEQDLALIHGMFKKFPDIGRLVLVDGNGVGHDEADEDEEPIIKMEEETDYGPRRRCEVVNREGQIESSLCYFELPFICKVNAKDAPYNEECGTYSNDYVSKISLTGSCYRIASIKANWNEAYANCQAEGGHLAILNNEGEFEIVKGLLDKTPRSIEDWQFFVGVRAEEKKSPIIFRTIFNQTLEQVGYAPWDNNEPNNSFGIEYCVSLLRTTGKYNDTVCRNRYSYVCEKERSV; encoded by the exons ATggattatatatttacaattttgGCTTTTTGCGTTG CACTAGCAGCCGCCGAATCTCCAGCTATCAGCAAGCAATACCGCTCAGATTACACCTATGACAGAAATACCGACTCCTTCTACAAGATGCACACAGAGCAGGCCTCGACCGAACGCGCGCACAGCACATGCCGGGCCGAAGGCGCGCGGCTTATGTCGCCGGAGTCCGAACAAGATCTAGCACTGATACACGGCATGTTTAAAAAGTTCCCGGATATCGGGAGACTGGTGCTTGTAGATGGGAATGGGGTCGGTCACGATGAGGCTGATGAGGACGAGGAACCCATTATTAAAA TGGAAGAAGAAACCGACTACGGACCACGACGCCGGTGCGAAGTAGTGAATAGGGAAGGACAGATTGAGAGCTCCCTGTGCTACTTCGAGCTGCCGTTTATATGCAAAGTGAACGCCAAGGACGCCCCTTACAACGAGGAATGTGGGACTTATTCTAATG ATTACGTATCCAAGATCTCTCTCACTGGCAGCTGCTACCGGATAGCCAGTATAAAAGCTAACTGGAACGAAGCATATGCCAACTGCCAAGCGGAGGGGGGCCACTTGGCCATCTTGAACAACGAGGGCGAGTTCGAAATCGTCAAGGGTCTGCTGGACAAAACGCCCAGGAGTATTGAGGATTGGCAATTCTTTGTTGGCGTTCGTGCGGAGGAGAAGAAGTCTCCGATAATATTTAGAACCATTTTCA ATCAAACTCTAGAGCAGGTCGGGTACGCGCCCTGGGACAACAATGAACCTAACAACTCTTTCGGCATCGAGTACTGCGTGTCGCTCCTCAGAACCACGGGCAAATACAACGACACCGTGTGCCGTAACCGATACTCGTACGTCTGCGAGAAAGAGCGCAGTGTTTGA
- the LOC134792958 gene encoding uncharacterized protein LOC134792958 has translation MYIDKRYGVVLTFFYVSALAAPPSQTKVYRTDYTYSKHTDSFYKLHTESRSTEKAREKCDTEGAKLMVPLPQDITQLHAMFKRYPDLGDYVLVESDRQSHDPAGSSGEVPMVPMDTEPVLQLMECEVVTRNGDIESTGCWRDAPFICKVDASSAPYDEQCGTYGKDYIPKKTVGSCYKVPKIVYSWNEAYAECEAEGAHLVVLNSEAEHEVVKTIMNTAAPVRGSKTTYFFFAGIRANHPTDGTPRVFKTISNQTLEEAGYFQWSDNEPNNYQDEEYCGSLFKNDGKYNDLNCSHEYAFICEKEAQIL, from the exons ATGTATATTGATAAGAGATACGGTGTTGTTTTAACATTCTTTTACG TATCAGCGCTCGCAGCGCCACCGTCTCAGACTAAAGTGTATCGAACGGATTACACTTATAGCAAGCACACTGATTCCTTCTACAAACTGCACACAGAGTCTCGTTCCACGGAGAAAGCCAGGGAGAAATGTGACACAGAAG GTGCCAAACTGATGGTCCCCCTGCCACAAGATATCACGCAGCTTCACGCCATGTTTAAACGGTATCCGGACCTCGGGGACTACGTTCTGGTGGAGTCGGATAGACAATCGCACGACCCTGCTGGGAGCAGCGGTGAAGTGCCAATGGTTCCGA TGGATACGGAACCTGTACTCCAATTAATGGAATGCGAAGTGGTGACTCGCAACGGCGATATCGAATCTACCGGGTGCTGGCGAGATGCGCCTTTCATTTGCAAAGTGGATGCTTCCAGTGCGCCGTACGATGAGCAATGCGGTACTTATGgcaaag ATTACATACCCAAGAAGACGGTGGGCAGCTGCTACAAGGTACCTAAAATCGTGTACTCGTGGAACGAGGCATATGCGGAGTGCGAGGCCGAGGGCGCACATCTGGTGGTACTCAACTCGGAAGCTGAACATGAG GTGGTGAAGACCATAATGAACACTGCGGCTCCGGTGCGGGGCTCCAAGACAACCTACTTCTTCTTCGCCGGCATCCGGGCCAACCACCCCACGGACGGCACGCCGAGGGTCTTCAAAACTATCTCGA ACCAAACCCTCGAAGAGGCGGGCTACTTCCAGTGGAGCGACAACGAGCCCAACAACTACCAGGACGAGGAGTACTGCGGCTCCTTGTTCAAGAACGACGGCAAATATAACGATCTCAACTGCTCCCACGAGTATGCCTTTATATGCGAGAAAGAGGCGCAGATACTTTAA